From the genome of Verrucomicrobiia bacterium, one region includes:
- the pilM gene encoding pilus assembly protein PilM → MHTVLSTLFTGPRRKRPEQVLAIDLGSRTTKAVHLHRRGEGFNLSRYALLDAPIFDKAMSADMLGEHLKAVSQALEAKTKQVSLTTGVNDAIVRHIEIPRMPLDDMRMMLKHNSRNYLQQELLNHAFDCHLLPSLAGEPACSGAPLPKQRVLAAGSKQEMINEYTEGAKSAGLVAEHIVPGLVGPVNAFEMAMPDAFINEVVAVIDIGFRSSSICLLQQGELILSRVVNLGGDRLTHAVAESLEISYAEAEGIKVGMPQEVQAALETVLLPLGRELRASIDFFEHQQDRPVSAAYLSGGTTRSEFMVQALQQELSIETHTWNPASFLKLDLPPQQASELEQVAPQLAVAIGAAIAAL, encoded by the coding sequence ATGCACACGGTTTTGTCCACGTTGTTCACAGGTCCGCGACGGAAGCGGCCGGAACAAGTCCTCGCGATTGATCTTGGCAGCCGCACCACGAAGGCCGTTCATTTGCACCGTCGCGGTGAAGGATTCAATTTGTCTCGTTACGCGCTTCTGGATGCTCCGATCTTCGACAAGGCCATGTCGGCAGACATGCTGGGTGAGCACCTTAAGGCGGTCAGCCAGGCGCTGGAGGCCAAAACCAAACAGGTCAGCCTGACCACCGGGGTCAATGACGCCATTGTCCGCCACATCGAAATTCCCCGCATGCCGCTGGACGACATGCGCATGATGCTGAAACACAATTCACGCAACTATCTGCAGCAGGAATTGCTGAATCACGCCTTCGATTGTCATTTGCTGCCGTCTTTGGCCGGTGAACCGGCTTGCTCTGGAGCACCCCTGCCCAAACAGCGAGTGCTGGCCGCCGGCAGCAAACAGGAGATGATCAACGAGTACACCGAAGGCGCCAAAAGCGCGGGCTTGGTGGCCGAACATATCGTTCCTGGATTGGTAGGCCCGGTTAATGCCTTTGAAATGGCCATGCCCGATGCCTTCATCAATGAAGTGGTGGCGGTGATTGATATTGGCTTCCGCTCCTCCTCCATTTGTCTGCTGCAACAAGGCGAATTGATCTTGAGTCGCGTGGTGAATCTGGGCGGCGATCGGCTGACCCATGCGGTGGCTGAATCGTTGGAGATCAGCTATGCGGAAGCGGAGGGCATCAAAGTCGGCATGCCGCAGGAGGTGCAGGCCGCGCTGGAGACGGTTCTGCTGCCCCTGGGCCGCGAGTTGCGCGCTTCGATTGACTTCTTCGAGCACCAACAAGATCGCCCCGTATCGGCGGCCTATTTGTCCGGTGGCACCACCCGTTCCGAATTCATGGTGCAAGCGCTGCAACAGGAACTGTCCATCGAGACGCACACCTGGAATCCCGCCAGTTTTCTCAAATTGGATCTGCCGCCGCAACAAGCCTCGGAATTGGAGCAAGTCGCTCCGCAGTTGGCAGTGGCCATCGGCGCTGCCATTGCCGCGCTTTAA
- a CDS encoding prepilin-type N-terminal cleavage/methylation domain-containing protein, translated as MRTSFASRSIRFRHAFTLAELMISMSIFSMVTIGLISIHLFGQRYDQLVLSKLGASDQSRIGLNKMLEDIRTAKTVRVGTKSGSTFTPIPNGTTQEGTALKLSFFNYTTAATNFIYYYYDTANYQLWRQVDSGTPTLLASHLTNATPNSMTFRVEDYRGVNMTDLTHKGIVSTILEFAQFQYPLTQVGPGLKYDYYKTELKAASHVPDGP; from the coding sequence ATGAGAACTTCTTTCGCAAGCCGTTCGATTCGTTTCCGTCACGCGTTCACGCTGGCGGAGTTGATGATCAGCATGAGCATCTTCAGCATGGTCACCATCGGCTTGATTTCGATTCACCTTTTTGGGCAACGCTATGACCAATTGGTGCTCAGTAAATTGGGCGCGAGTGATCAATCCCGAATAGGTCTGAACAAAATGTTGGAGGACATTCGAACCGCGAAGACGGTGCGGGTGGGGACGAAATCAGGTTCGACTTTTACGCCGATCCCGAATGGAACAACACAGGAAGGGACCGCTCTCAAGTTAAGCTTTTTCAATTACACCACGGCGGCCACAAATTTCATTTACTACTATTACGATACGGCCAATTACCAACTTTGGCGTCAGGTGGACTCGGGCACGCCGACGCTTCTGGCTTCTCATCTGACCAACGCCACGCCCAACAGCATGACCTTTCGCGTGGAGGACTATCGTGGCGTCAACATGACCGATCTGACGCATAAAGGCATCGTTAGCACCATTTTGGAATTTGCCCAATTTCAGTACCCGTTAACTCAGGTTGGCCCTGGGTTGAAATATGATTATTACAAGACTGAACTAAAAGCTGCATCCCACGTTCCTGATGGACCATGA
- a CDS encoding prepilin-type N-terminal cleavage/methylation domain-containing protein codes for MRLYRNQKTSRSFRPLRRSTAGGFTLVEVVTAIFITGLVFAGILAAYIQGARRAEWSGYSLAAQAVGLREIERAHSAVWDASSGAERNEITNLALMNFTVHPIASGGVPTVTGYTTNILDLPYSGSNFVIATNYVTIKRYDVLLNKVRVQFMRVDTVWPFSKGQAVKYFTNTIATYFAPDNRDPQL; via the coding sequence ATGAGGTTATACCGTAATCAGAAAACTTCTCGCAGCTTCCGTCCATTGCGCCGCTCCACTGCGGGCGGCTTTACTTTGGTTGAAGTGGTTACCGCGATCTTCATCACCGGACTGGTGTTTGCGGGCATTCTGGCGGCCTACATCCAAGGAGCGCGCCGCGCCGAATGGTCCGGTTACTCGCTGGCCGCACAGGCGGTTGGTTTGCGGGAAATTGAGCGCGCTCATTCGGCGGTGTGGGATGCTTCCTCAGGCGCCGAACGCAACGAGATCACCAACCTGGCTTTGATGAATTTCACGGTTCATCCAATCGCTTCCGGAGGGGTTCCAACCGTTACTGGTTACACCACCAATATTTTAGACCTGCCGTATTCCGGCAGTAATTTTGTCATAGCGACTAATTACGTGACGATCAAGCGCTACGATGTACTGTTGAACAAGGTGCGGGTTCAATTCATGCGCGTGGACACCGTCTGGCCTTTTTCCAAGGGTCAAGCCGTTAAATATTTTACCAACACCATCGCGACTTACTTCGCTCCGGACAACCGCGATCCCCAACTCTAA
- a CDS encoding LysR family transcriptional regulator translates to MNVHHLELFYYVAKHGGISPAVRHMPYGIQQPAVSGQILQLEEFLGVTLFHRRPFALTAAGEELYDFIKPFFTNLGFMADKLRGGVSQHLRIAASETVLRGFLPEMLRELKRAFPKLKVSLREGYHPEVLAWLENQEIDLAMGLLGGKPPPGIHAQPMFDLPLALLIPESSPLQTAEELWRQDRITDSLITVPSNELIQTAFQEGLAKRKVDWPVGIEVSSIELVQEYVAHGYGIGVSVHLPERQFYPRVRVLPLPDFKPVTFGVLWQGRKTPVLQGLLDIIASRARQLAPQLPKTSPTAGKSPRRKI, encoded by the coding sequence ATGAATGTTCACCATCTGGAATTGTTTTACTACGTGGCGAAACACGGCGGGATCAGCCCGGCCGTGCGCCACATGCCTTACGGCATTCAGCAACCGGCGGTCAGCGGTCAAATCCTCCAGCTCGAAGAGTTTCTCGGCGTGACCCTGTTTCACCGACGCCCCTTTGCGCTGACGGCGGCGGGCGAGGAACTATATGATTTCATCAAACCTTTCTTCACCAACCTCGGCTTCATGGCGGACAAGTTGCGCGGCGGCGTTTCCCAACATTTGCGAATCGCGGCTTCGGAAACGGTGTTGCGGGGATTTTTGCCGGAAATGTTGCGGGAGCTGAAACGGGCCTTTCCCAAACTCAAGGTCTCGTTGCGGGAAGGATATCATCCAGAGGTGCTGGCCTGGCTGGAAAATCAGGAGATTGATCTGGCGATGGGTCTGCTGGGCGGAAAACCGCCTCCGGGTATTCACGCGCAACCGATGTTCGATCTGCCCCTGGCGTTGTTGATCCCGGAGTCCAGTCCTCTACAAACGGCGGAGGAACTGTGGCGGCAGGATCGCATTACGGACTCCCTGATTACCGTGCCCAGCAACGAACTCATCCAGACCGCGTTTCAGGAGGGGCTGGCGAAACGAAAAGTGGATTGGCCGGTGGGAATCGAGGTTAGCAGCATCGAACTGGTGCAGGAATACGTGGCGCACGGCTACGGCATCGGCGTGTCGGTGCATTTGCCGGAACGGCAATTTTATCCACGCGTACGAGTATTGCCGCTGCCGGATTTCAAGCCGGTGACGTTTGGCGTGCTCTGGCAGGGCCGCAAAACGCCGGTGTTGCAGGGGTTGTTGGACATCATTGCCAGCCGCGCCCGCCAACTGGCACCGCAGTTGCCCAAAACGTCCCCAACCGCCGGAAAATCGCCGCGTCGAAAAATATGA
- a CDS encoding histidinol-phosphate aminotransferase family protein: protein MQDRCYHGGAFFEAIGPQFDRLERRHRVINADVLDAWFPPAPRVLEALTADLPWLLRTSPPTHNEGLIQTIARVRGVPEAVLLAGAGSSDLIFLALREWLHRDSRVLILDPMYGEYAHLLEKIVACHVDRLVLRRAMGFQLDPDELVAAAKRHYDLIILVDPNSPTGRHVPRAELLPALQQIPATTRIWVDETYVEYAGPGQSLETFAATSPNVVVCKSLSKVYALSGARAAYLCGPAALIASLRPLNPPWAVSLPAQVAAVAALEDLAYYEARWQETHQLRAHLARDLESFAGWEIIPGIANFLLCFLPPDGPTAAEVVTRCRRQNLFLRDAGAMGRSLGNHALRIAVKDAQTNAAIVRGLQLAIGAPIPPEPVTLV, encoded by the coding sequence ATGCAAGACCGGTGTTACCACGGGGGCGCATTCTTCGAGGCGATCGGCCCGCAATTCGACCGCTTGGAACGGCGTCATCGGGTCATCAATGCCGACGTCCTCGATGCGTGGTTTCCGCCCGCGCCGCGCGTGCTCGAAGCGCTGACCGCCGATCTGCCGTGGCTGTTGCGCACTTCCCCGCCCACGCATAATGAAGGCTTGATTCAAACCATCGCGCGGGTCCGCGGCGTACCCGAGGCAGTTCTCCTGGCCGGCGCCGGTTCATCCGACCTGATTTTTCTTGCCCTGCGCGAGTGGTTGCACCGCGATTCCCGTGTCCTGATTTTGGACCCGATGTATGGCGAGTACGCGCATCTGTTGGAGAAGATCGTGGCGTGCCATGTGGACCGGTTGGTTCTACGCCGCGCGATGGGATTCCAACTCGATCCGGATGAATTGGTGGCGGCGGCGAAACGCCATTACGATTTGATCATTCTGGTTGATCCCAACAGCCCGACGGGACGGCACGTGCCGCGCGCGGAATTGCTTCCGGCACTGCAACAGATTCCGGCGACGACGCGGATTTGGGTGGATGAAACTTACGTGGAATACGCCGGGCCGGGCCAATCCCTTGAAACTTTTGCCGCCACCAGCCCGAATGTCGTCGTCTGCAAATCCCTGTCCAAGGTCTATGCGTTGAGCGGGGCGCGCGCCGCTTATCTGTGCGGGCCCGCCGCTTTGATCGCGTCTTTGCGACCATTGAATCCGCCGTGGGCGGTGAGTCTGCCCGCCCAGGTCGCAGCGGTAGCCGCGTTGGAGGATTTGGCCTACTACGAAGCGCGTTGGCAAGAAACCCACCAGTTGCGCGCGCATTTGGCGCGGGATCTGGAATCGTTCGCTGGCTGGGAAATCATCCCCGGCATTGCCAATTTTCTGCTCTGTTTTCTTCCGCCCGACGGACCAACCGCCGCAGAGGTGGTGACGCGGTGTCGCCGGCAAAACCTCTTCCTTCGCGATGCGGGCGCGATGGGCCGGAGTCTGGGAAATCACGCGCTGCGTATTGCCGTCAAAGACGCCCAAACCAACGCGGCGATTGTGCGCGGATTGCAATTGGCGATCGGCGCGCCGATCCCACCTGAACCCGTCACACTGGTTTAA
- a CDS encoding adenylyltransferase/cytidyltransferase family protein gives MHFRDKLISWADLPQWREELRQLRQTLVVTNGCFDLLHLGHVTYLESARNLGHTLLVGVNGDASVRQLKGPSRPLHAETDRALVLAALESVSAVCIFQEPEATRFLTVAQPDVYVKGGDYTLDTLNQAERRVVEAAGGRIQVLPIVPGKSTTALLEKISRL, from the coding sequence GTGCATTTCCGGGACAAGCTGATCTCGTGGGCGGATTTGCCGCAATGGCGGGAAGAGTTGCGGCAGCTCCGGCAAACCTTGGTGGTTACGAATGGTTGCTTTGATCTGTTGCACCTCGGGCACGTCACTTATCTGGAAAGCGCGCGCAACCTCGGGCACACCTTGTTGGTGGGTGTGAATGGCGACGCTTCGGTGCGCCAGCTCAAAGGTCCAAGCCGTCCGTTGCACGCGGAGACGGATCGTGCCTTGGTGCTGGCCGCGCTGGAAAGCGTCAGCGCCGTTTGCATTTTTCAGGAACCGGAGGCGACCCGTTTTCTCACCGTGGCGCAACCGGACGTTTATGTGAAAGGCGGCGATTACACGCTCGACACGTTGAACCAAGCCGAACGACGCGTGGTGGAAGCCGCGGGCGGACGGATTCAGGTGTTGCCCATCGTGCCGGGCAAATCCACGACGGCTTTGCTGGAAAAAATTTCCCGGTTGTGA
- a CDS encoding IS110 family transposase, producing MNTTSLKTIGVDLHKSSLTATVLDPSGAVLERRDLPTKCRRQIADYFASHGPDVQVAVESVGFYHWFWDTVKPKVRNLHLADPAGVRACAGRRTKTDRNDSLLLAELLRDDRLPMAYVPDEPIRALRELCRHRHRLARQLALARRHLRWIALKNNLPGPATFTSDRAQKWLLAQDAKLNAVHRLSGRQFVDQITALERQLADAEWVLKDTVATHADLAPTLALFQSVPGIGFITAITVLCECGDITRFDSIAELSAYAGLCPRVTQSGESAHHGHISKQGPPQLRWVLQQAAWVAIRTDPNARRIYARIAKRAGNKKAATALARKLLSYAWSVCRRGQPFVWPNTETKTDHTPAVPIWSYDI from the coding sequence ATGAACACGACCTCGCTCAAAACCATCGGTGTGGACCTCCACAAATCCTCGCTCACCGCCACCGTCCTCGATCCTTCGGGCGCAGTCCTCGAACGCCGCGACCTTCCCACCAAGTGCCGCCGCCAGATCGCCGACTACTTCGCCAGCCACGGCCCCGACGTCCAGGTCGCCGTCGAATCGGTCGGCTTTTATCACTGGTTCTGGGACACCGTCAAACCCAAGGTCCGCAATCTGCATCTGGCCGATCCGGCCGGGGTGCGCGCCTGCGCCGGCCGCCGCACCAAGACCGACCGCAATGATTCGCTGCTCCTGGCCGAACTCTTGCGCGACGATCGCCTCCCGATGGCTTACGTGCCCGACGAACCCATCCGCGCCCTGCGCGAACTCTGCCGCCATCGCCACCGGCTGGCCCGCCAACTCGCGCTGGCCCGAAGGCACTTACGCTGGATCGCTTTGAAAAATAATCTGCCCGGCCCCGCCACCTTCACCAGCGACCGCGCGCAAAAGTGGCTGCTCGCCCAAGACGCCAAACTCAACGCCGTGCATCGCCTGTCCGGCCGGCAGTTCGTGGATCAGATCACTGCGCTGGAACGGCAACTGGCCGACGCGGAATGGGTCTTGAAAGACACCGTCGCCACGCACGCCGATCTGGCGCCCACGCTGGCCTTGTTTCAAAGCGTGCCGGGCATCGGTTTCATCACCGCCATCACGGTCCTGTGCGAGTGCGGCGACATCACCCGGTTCGATTCGATTGCTGAACTCAGCGCCTACGCCGGGCTGTGTCCGCGCGTGACGCAATCCGGGGAAAGCGCCCATCACGGCCACATCAGCAAGCAAGGCCCACCCCAACTGCGCTGGGTCTTGCAACAGGCGGCCTGGGTGGCCATTCGCACCGATCCCAACGCGCGGCGGATTTACGCGCGCATCGCCAAACGCGCCGGCAATAAGAAGGCCGCCACCGCCCTGGCCCGCAAGCTCCTCAGTTACGCCTGGAGTGTGTGCCGGCGCGGTCAACCCTTTGTCTGGCCCAACACCGAAACCAAAACCGACCACACCCCGGCGGTTCCGATCTGGAGTTATGACATTTGA
- a CDS encoding sugar phosphate isomerase/epimerase, with product MKFAICNEIYQHWKLEDIFTHARKVGYDALEIAPFTLADSVLDLSATERQRIRALAAQYQMEIAGLHWLLVRPEGLYLNHPEAALRTETANYFVALVDCCADLDGKVLVVGSPKQRNILPGVSADQAREWATATFRDAVKRAEDRQVTICFEPLSPVETNFINTAAEAIEFVQPFRSAAFKIILDVKAMSSEAKPIPQIIRESWPHFAHFHANDKNLKGPGFGTVDFKPIAAALREVGYAGYVSVEVFNFEEGPEVIARQSREYLRATFGA from the coding sequence GTGAAATTCGCCATCTGCAACGAGATTTATCAGCACTGGAAGCTGGAGGATATTTTCACCCACGCCCGCAAGGTGGGCTACGACGCGCTGGAAATCGCGCCGTTCACGCTGGCGGATTCGGTCCTTGATCTCTCCGCCACGGAACGACAACGCATCCGCGCTCTGGCCGCGCAATACCAAATGGAAATCGCCGGTTTGCACTGGCTGTTGGTGCGACCCGAAGGGCTTTATCTCAATCATCCCGAGGCGGCGCTTCGAACGGAAACCGCTAATTACTTCGTCGCCTTGGTGGATTGTTGCGCCGACCTCGACGGGAAAGTGCTGGTGGTGGGTTCTCCCAAGCAGCGGAACATTCTGCCCGGGGTTTCCGCCGACCAAGCCCGCGAATGGGCGACAGCCACTTTTCGCGACGCCGTGAAGCGGGCGGAAGATCGCCAGGTGACAATCTGCTTCGAACCTTTATCGCCCGTGGAAACCAATTTCATCAACACTGCTGCCGAGGCGATCGAGTTCGTCCAGCCGTTTCGTTCCGCCGCCTTCAAAATCATTCTCGATGTGAAGGCGATGAGTTCCGAAGCCAAACCAATCCCGCAAATCATCCGCGAAAGCTGGCCGCACTTTGCGCATTTTCACGCGAACGACAAAAACCTCAAGGGGCCGGGCTTTGGCACGGTGGATTTCAAACCCATTGCCGCCGCGTTGCGCGAAGTGGGTTACGCCGGCTACGTTTCCGTGGAGGTTTTCAATTTCGAGGAAGGACCGGAAGTCATCGCCCGTCAAAGCCGGGAATATCTGCGCGCGACTTTCGGCGCATAA
- a CDS encoding YebC/PmpR family DNA-binding transcriptional regulator: protein MGRQWLHAKRLVAGLKKGRTTSKLVREISVAAKMGGPDPSMNARLFTAVEKAKKESVTKDAIQRAINKGAGIGGEKLIMEHVVFEGKAPHHVPVIVEVYTDNVNRTAPEIRVLFKKGLLATAGANKFLFDHVGLVEAYHPEAQTDPEAAAIEAGANEVEPLTHEQNDDIPAGAAGAKFICERAAVAEVAKWLTANGWTVVTSELGHLPKQFPELTDEQRAEVGEFLQALDDHDDVHRVWAAIQ, encoded by the coding sequence ATGGGACGTCAGTGGTTACATGCCAAGCGTTTGGTCGCCGGTCTCAAGAAGGGGCGTACGACCAGTAAACTGGTTCGGGAAATTTCTGTTGCCGCCAAGATGGGCGGCCCCGACCCCAGCATGAACGCCCGCCTGTTCACCGCTGTCGAGAAAGCGAAAAAGGAGAGCGTGACCAAAGACGCCATCCAGCGCGCCATCAACAAGGGCGCGGGCATTGGCGGGGAAAAGCTCATCATGGAACACGTCGTGTTCGAGGGTAAAGCCCCGCATCACGTCCCGGTCATCGTCGAAGTTTACACCGACAACGTGAATCGCACCGCGCCCGAAATCCGGGTCCTGTTCAAAAAAGGCCTGCTGGCCACCGCGGGCGCGAATAAGTTTTTGTTCGATCATGTCGGCCTCGTGGAGGCGTATCATCCCGAGGCGCAAACCGATCCCGAAGCCGCGGCCATCGAAGCCGGGGCCAACGAGGTTGAACCGCTCACGCACGAACAGAATGACGATATTCCCGCCGGAGCAGCGGGTGCGAAATTCATCTGCGAACGCGCGGCGGTGGCCGAAGTGGCCAAATGGTTGACCGCCAATGGCTGGACGGTGGTGACCAGCGAGCTGGGCCACCTGCCCAAACAATTCCCCGAACTCACCGACGAGCAACGCGCCGAGGTGGGTGAATTTCTCCAAGCCTTGGACGATCACGACGACGTACACCGCGTTTGGGCGGCGATCCAATGA
- a CDS encoding DUF4412 domain-containing protein: MIRAGLLGVFFGMVTLAGWAQLDGPASTGVSASLIRLFGTNQNFTAQAEMQMLDHTNQELLGVPMRFARAGNKIRVEVDLAQMRNKLHPDATAQMRPLGLDQTVSIIRPETRTNLICFPKLKACLQLRMPANEADAFLKRARVDRANLGREKMQGYQCLKQRVTITDASGQKSEATVWVAPELRNFPVCVATREKEGVVMMRFRQVKFDAVDAAQFEPPAGYASFTDLQMLIAGLGTQYMRANGTGLKSSSSAQTQTRSPASRPATASRARKK; encoded by the coding sequence ATGATCCGCGCCGGGCTGCTGGGCGTTTTCTTTGGGATGGTGACGCTGGCCGGTTGGGCGCAACTGGATGGGCCTGCTTCCACCGGCGTGAGCGCCTCGCTCATCCGTTTGTTCGGCACGAACCAGAACTTCACCGCGCAAGCCGAGATGCAAATGTTGGATCATACCAATCAGGAATTGCTCGGCGTCCCGATGCGGTTCGCGCGCGCCGGCAACAAAATCCGCGTGGAAGTGGACCTGGCCCAGATGCGAAACAAATTGCACCCCGATGCCACCGCGCAAATGCGCCCGCTCGGATTGGATCAAACCGTCAGCATCATCCGTCCCGAGACGCGCACCAACCTGATTTGCTTCCCCAAGTTGAAGGCCTGTCTGCAATTGCGGATGCCCGCCAACGAAGCGGACGCCTTCCTGAAACGCGCCCGGGTGGATCGCGCGAATCTCGGCCGCGAAAAAATGCAAGGCTACCAATGCCTCAAACAGCGGGTGACCATCACCGACGCTTCGGGGCAGAAATCGGAGGCGACGGTCTGGGTCGCGCCCGAGTTACGGAATTTTCCCGTGTGCGTGGCGACGCGTGAAAAGGAGGGCGTGGTCATGATGCGGTTTCGCCAGGTGAAGTTTGACGCGGTGGACGCGGCGCAATTTGAGCCGCCCGCCGGATATGCCAGCTTCACGGATTTACAAATGCTGATTGCCGGTCTGGGCACGCAATACATGCGGGCCAATGGCACCGGCTTGAAATCAAGTTCATCCGCCCAGACTCAAACCCGGTCGCCCGCCTCGCGTCCTGCGACGGCTTCTCGCGCCCGTAAGAAATAG
- a CDS encoding dihydrofolate reductase yields the protein MKAIAAMSRNRVIGDGPRIPWHLPEDFKWFKATTTGHIIVMGRKTFESIGKPLPQRETIVLSRSGFSHPGVRTMRDLSELLAWANTSAPGFATLSPPDGERDGVKGALGQRQVFICGGAQIYERALPLCSELLLTFVKREVAGDVFFPPFEDHFELAEEIRDTPEFKILRYRRKARA from the coding sequence TTGAAAGCCATTGCCGCCATGTCGCGGAATCGCGTCATTGGCGATGGCCCCCGGATTCCGTGGCATTTGCCCGAGGACTTCAAGTGGTTCAAAGCCACCACCACCGGTCACATCATCGTGATGGGGCGGAAAACTTTTGAATCCATCGGCAAGCCGTTGCCCCAGCGCGAAACCATTGTGTTGAGTCGCTCGGGGTTTTCGCATCCGGGCGTGAGAACCATGCGCGACTTGAGTGAACTCCTCGCATGGGCGAATACCTCCGCACCCGGCTTCGCCACCCTTTCCCCACCCGATGGGGAGAGGGACGGGGTGAAGGGCGCGCTCGGACAACGCCAGGTTTTCATCTGCGGCGGCGCGCAGATTTATGAGCGGGCGCTGCCGCTTTGCTCGGAACTGCTGCTCACGTTTGTGAAGCGCGAGGTGGCCGGTGATGTTTTCTTTCCTCCATTTGAAGATCACTTCGAGCTGGCGGAGGAAATTCGCGATACGCCGGAGTTCAAAATTTTGCGGTATCGGCGAAAGGCGCGGGCCTGA